The Leucobacter sp. UCMA 4100 genome window below encodes:
- a CDS encoding transglutaminaseTgpA domain-containing protein, which produces MADRAQRRGLPGVPVIATCLIAVIGAAAAWHLYETVQVAAVCAVAALTGASLATLVTRFRLRWLPSALLVFAAYVVGAAATAAPALMTFDAVTTRPLEALRSLGSIIAAPVLGWKDVLTLELPLGTYQTVLAPLFFTVLVSTFVALVLAARDTPRSALAPLVALLMPLYGLVLGSSASQPTLHLVTGLASFLVALVWLVWRSSSERRRSLRKAGASMRSRRLRRMVSGAVVLGVAGLVGVLVTPVVTAGMTRDVPRSVVSPVIETAVETSPLSTFRDYRSDATIDEILFSVEAPQTVDRVRLATLDRYDGVTVRTGVSGERDSGQQFRRVAATLPLGEGRTEQATITVHNYVGPWVPLAGQLVALDFEGKRCSALSDNFFYQEASGTGVQLAQGGFAKGDRLVQTVQPSAQVALSDFQPARSGPSSDEALVPESLRTWVSTQSVSSDGAGLSELVSRMRERGYLSHAITLAEQPATWMERYGITHFEPSRAGHGVTRIDRLFTDLNRREAEVGAGADAADLVAAVGDDEQFAVAAMLVADSLGFESRVVLGAHLTEPEGSAVPPCELGECTGAQITAWIEVRDAATGSWAPIDVTPQHEIAPKPDATLTSDPKHMTEAPIPHSETVPPPTSSPGQAGAATPDDERGAKWWQSLIVPLRYAATALLAIIILATPFVAIWLVKRNTDRRRERSEHASDRMVGGWQSVVDQAIDLGAAKPVTETRLEYAAQLRGYEEAAASLALRADEAAFSGNRGSHDDADRFWNDAREIRGEMRAERTRWQRLRALISTRSIRAGISREIAEHELQQRDPGQDVHNQVVSHTGAAE; this is translated from the coding sequence ATGGCTGATCGCGCACAGCGTCGGGGGCTGCCGGGCGTTCCGGTCATTGCAACGTGCCTCATTGCGGTGATCGGTGCGGCGGCAGCGTGGCATCTCTACGAGACGGTGCAGGTAGCGGCCGTGTGTGCTGTGGCTGCGCTCACTGGTGCCTCGCTGGCCACGCTGGTGACTCGCTTCCGGCTTCGTTGGTTGCCCAGCGCGCTCCTTGTCTTTGCCGCGTACGTGGTCGGTGCCGCGGCGACAGCAGCCCCAGCGCTCATGACGTTCGACGCCGTGACCACGAGGCCGCTTGAAGCATTGCGCAGTCTTGGCTCAATCATCGCTGCCCCCGTGCTCGGTTGGAAAGACGTGCTCACGCTCGAGCTGCCGCTTGGCACATACCAAACGGTGCTCGCCCCGCTCTTTTTCACCGTACTCGTGAGCACTTTTGTTGCGCTCGTGCTCGCGGCAAGGGACACTCCACGATCCGCCCTTGCGCCACTCGTGGCTCTGCTCATGCCGCTCTACGGTCTCGTGCTTGGCTCGAGCGCTTCGCAGCCGACGCTGCACTTGGTGACCGGACTCGCGAGTTTTCTCGTAGCGCTGGTGTGGCTTGTTTGGCGCTCGTCGAGCGAACGACGCCGTTCACTGCGTAAAGCCGGAGCTTCAATGCGGAGCCGCCGACTGAGGCGTATGGTTTCGGGGGCTGTGGTGCTTGGCGTAGCGGGGCTCGTTGGCGTGCTCGTAACCCCGGTGGTGACCGCTGGCATGACCCGTGATGTTCCCCGAAGCGTGGTGAGTCCCGTGATCGAGACCGCCGTAGAAACGAGCCCTCTGAGCACGTTCCGTGACTACCGCAGCGACGCAACCATTGATGAGATCCTCTTCTCGGTCGAGGCGCCGCAGACGGTTGACCGGGTGCGCCTTGCCACCCTCGACCGGTATGACGGTGTGACGGTGCGCACCGGAGTGAGCGGCGAACGCGACAGCGGGCAGCAATTTCGCCGGGTTGCTGCGACCCTGCCTCTCGGAGAGGGGCGAACTGAGCAGGCCACGATCACCGTTCACAACTACGTCGGGCCGTGGGTTCCACTCGCCGGTCAGCTGGTTGCACTGGACTTTGAGGGAAAGCGGTGCTCAGCCCTCAGTGATAATTTCTTCTACCAGGAGGCATCGGGCACCGGGGTGCAGCTCGCCCAGGGCGGCTTCGCGAAGGGCGACCGTTTGGTGCAAACGGTTCAGCCGAGTGCTCAGGTCGCGCTCAGTGACTTTCAGCCGGCCCGCTCTGGTCCCTCAAGCGACGAGGCTCTCGTGCCTGAGTCGCTGCGCACCTGGGTATCAACGCAGAGCGTCTCGTCTGACGGTGCCGGTCTCAGCGAACTCGTGAGCCGTATGCGCGAGCGGGGGTACCTGAGCCACGCCATCACGCTTGCTGAGCAGCCTGCGACCTGGATGGAGCGCTACGGCATCACTCACTTTGAGCCGAGCCGGGCCGGGCACGGAGTAACCCGCATTGACCGCCTCTTCACCGACCTGAACCGGCGCGAAGCCGAGGTCGGTGCGGGCGCCGATGCCGCCGACTTGGTGGCCGCGGTTGGCGACGACGAACAGTTTGCCGTCGCCGCGATGCTCGTGGCCGACTCGCTGGGCTTCGAGAGCCGAGTTGTGCTTGGTGCCCACCTCACCGAACCAGAGGGATCGGCCGTGCCCCCGTGCGAACTCGGGGAATGCACGGGAGCACAGATCACCGCGTGGATCGAGGTGCGCGATGCCGCGACCGGCTCGTGGGCCCCGATCGATGTCACCCCGCAGCACGAGATCGCACCGAAGCCTGACGCGACGCTCACGAGTGACCCGAAGCACATGACCGAGGCGCCGATACCCCACAGCGAAACGGTGCCGCCACCAACCTCATCACCCGGGCAAGCTGGCGCAGCAACGCCAGACGACGAGCGCGGGGCGAAGTGGTGGCAGTCGCTTATCGTGCCGCTCAGGTACGCCGCGACCGCGTTGCTCGCAATCATTATTCTCGCCACGCCATTTGTCGCGATCTGGCTCGTGAAGCGCAACACCGACCGGAGACGCGAGCGGTCAGAGCACGCCTCAGACCGGATGGTCGGTGGTTGGCAGAGCGTTGTCGACCAGGCCATCGACCTCGGAGCAGCAAAGCCGGTGACTGAAACACGGCTCGAATATGCGGCGCAACTGCGCGGCTACGAAGAAGCGGCGGCATCGCTCGCATTGAGGGCTGACGAAGCCGCCTTTTCAGGGAATCGCGGGTCGCACGACGATGCCGACCGTTTCTGGAACGACGCTCGAGAGATTCGCGGCGAGATGCGTGCCGAACGAACGAGGTGGCAGCGATTGCGTGCGCTCATCTCGACGCGATCGATCAGGGCCGGCATTTCGCGCGAGATTGCTGAACACGAGCTTCAGCAACGCGACCCCGGCCAAGATGTGCATAATCAAGTTGTCTCACACACAGGTGCGGCAGAATGA
- a CDS encoding FHA domain-containing protein — translation MSEWSGTGGKHWGIIAESFGMLLDRSVEPEALHRLSACANVGEVLDVLVSRGIAALPGFCLVGFDGDRVTAYVRGGFSFRAEASWHDALTEKGEGVRTWRETTVEGVSRFAMLSPEEWHRTELPLRSFEGDRQHIAHGVQGLALAVCEQLTEEEVPLMTTTQQPSHETTPLERVTGILGDAASTSETPEQVSDTLFAEIFGDIVHDDEAGGTENDAFPDETQLVTGSQQPEAGPHDTAPVAQVRPHGWLVLPGGDELPITGLTLLGRNPRDDSDSGAELVAVFDPNGNISRTHARVQPADGGVVLEDLESTNGTLLVTDDDEVLLRAGLAMQLKHGDRIILGGDAQLEYRDRP, via the coding sequence ATGAGCGAGTGGAGCGGCACCGGCGGGAAGCACTGGGGCATCATTGCCGAGTCATTTGGCATGCTGCTCGACCGGTCGGTGGAGCCTGAGGCTCTGCACCGCCTGTCTGCCTGTGCCAATGTGGGCGAGGTACTTGATGTGCTCGTGAGTCGAGGCATCGCGGCCCTCCCCGGGTTCTGCCTGGTCGGCTTCGACGGTGACCGTGTGACTGCCTACGTGCGCGGCGGTTTCTCGTTTCGCGCCGAGGCGAGCTGGCACGACGCCCTCACTGAGAAAGGCGAGGGAGTTCGAACCTGGCGTGAAACCACGGTCGAGGGAGTCTCACGCTTCGCCATGCTGAGCCCCGAGGAGTGGCACAGAACCGAGCTACCGCTTCGAAGCTTCGAGGGCGACCGGCAGCACATCGCGCACGGGGTGCAGGGTCTTGCACTCGCGGTCTGCGAGCAGCTCACCGAAGAAGAGGTGCCGCTCATGACCACGACGCAACAGCCCTCTCACGAGACAACCCCGCTTGAGCGCGTGACGGGCATTCTTGGCGATGCTGCGAGTACGTCAGAAACCCCCGAGCAGGTTTCTGACACCCTCTTTGCCGAGATCTTCGGCGATATCGTGCACGACGACGAAGCAGGGGGCACCGAGAATGATGCCTTTCCTGACGAGACACAGCTTGTCACCGGGAGCCAGCAGCCCGAAGCAGGGCCGCACGACACTGCTCCTGTTGCTCAGGTGCGCCCCCACGGCTGGCTCGTGCTGCCAGGAGGAGACGAGCTGCCCATCACGGGTCTCACGCTGTTGGGCCGCAACCCGCGTGATGACAGCGACTCCGGTGCTGAACTCGTCGCGGTCTTTGACCCGAACGGCAACATCTCTCGTACTCACGCTCGGGTGCAGCCCGCTGACGGAGGGGTTGTTCTCGAAGACCTCGAATCGACGAACGGCACCCTGCTCGTCACCGACGACGATGAGGTGCTGTTGCGGGCAGGGCTCGCAATGCAGCTGAAGCACGGTGATCGCATCATCCTTGGCGGCGATGCGCAGCTTGAATATCGAGACCGGCCGTGA
- a CDS encoding serine/threonine protein kinase encodes MNTPRVSGFTGLRKISSGEQSCLWRAKDVETGKTVAMKVSEEPLVVPLEAFDRYVLGLVSATEHPALVTVHSGGFTDDGAPFIVLDDCEEGKLFAEAAQEGLSIERVLSLMVWLSSGVERLHHEGLVHGAMGPEHLMQTQAGEYALAGFAMPGCAPGGRLAPEVVRGHEATQASDVFGLGVMAWELVGSAHIPVILQTLLAAAVADDPAHRLPTVRELIEGFQRVQKKLGHEVTRAEPPVGVPANRAARLEAATNVDDETQLRVVTPDDATRVRHGATWQQSSTDRATMSSNEPGTYSETATVAMKPRLMGLPEEVLTAKNGTVAFTPSTVQDSPSFYKPRAVSRVSKPAAPPVAEVPPDAHPQAAPAMLPLVIPAPTAQRGRRGELVSRIRHEASVVALGATGVVCVALTCLVLLLI; translated from the coding sequence GTGAACACGCCGCGCGTCTCAGGGTTCACGGGGCTCAGGAAGATTTCTTCAGGTGAGCAGTCGTGCTTGTGGCGCGCGAAAGACGTTGAGACGGGTAAAACCGTCGCGATGAAGGTGAGCGAAGAGCCGCTCGTTGTGCCTCTCGAGGCCTTCGATCGCTACGTTCTTGGGCTTGTCTCGGCAACGGAGCACCCGGCTCTCGTGACCGTGCACAGCGGCGGGTTCACCGACGATGGTGCGCCGTTCATCGTGCTCGACGACTGCGAAGAGGGCAAGCTCTTTGCCGAGGCCGCGCAGGAGGGGCTTTCGATCGAGCGGGTTTTGAGCCTGATGGTCTGGCTCTCTTCAGGAGTAGAACGGCTTCATCACGAGGGCCTGGTGCACGGAGCGATGGGGCCTGAACACCTCATGCAGACCCAAGCGGGTGAGTACGCGCTCGCAGGCTTCGCGATGCCGGGGTGCGCGCCGGGAGGCAGGCTTGCCCCAGAGGTGGTGCGCGGCCACGAGGCCACGCAGGCGAGCGATGTCTTCGGCCTCGGGGTCATGGCGTGGGAGCTCGTGGGCTCAGCCCACATACCCGTCATCCTGCAAACCCTGCTCGCAGCCGCGGTTGCCGATGACCCGGCTCACCGGTTGCCAACCGTGCGTGAGCTCATCGAGGGGTTCCAGCGCGTGCAGAAGAAACTTGGTCACGAGGTCACCCGTGCCGAGCCGCCCGTTGGCGTTCCGGCAAATCGAGCTGCCCGGCTTGAAGCTGCCACGAACGTCGATGATGAGACACAGCTTCGGGTCGTGACCCCAGACGACGCGACGCGGGTGCGCCACGGCGCAACATGGCAGCAAAGCTCGACTGATCGCGCCACGATGAGTTCGAATGAGCCGGGCACGTATAGCGAGACCGCGACGGTCGCAATGAAGCCCCGACTCATGGGCTTGCCCGAAGAGGTGCTCACTGCAAAGAACGGAACGGTCGCTTTTACGCCAAGCACCGTTCAAGACTCGCCCTCGTTCTATAAGCCGCGGGCGGTGTCGCGGGTGTCCAAGCCTGCCGCACCCCCCGTTGCCGAGGTGCCTCCCGATGCGCACCCTCAAGCGGCGCCGGCCATGCTTCCACTCGTCATTCCTGCCCCTACCGCACAGCGCGGCCGTCGCGGCGAGCTAGTGTCACGCATTCGCCATGAGGCGAGTGTGGTCGCGCTCGGGGCCACCGGTGTCGTGTGCGTCGCCCTCACCTGCCTCGTGCTCCTCCTCATCTGA
- the tyrS gene encoding tyrosine--tRNA ligase: protein MNRSELLAAQRLDDSFETLWDELQWRGLIHVSTDQGALAELLEGESFTYYCGFDPTAASLHLGHLVQLLLMRRLQLKGHKPLGLVGGSTGLIGDPRPTSERTLNSPETVGQWVSALQEQVSRYLSFEGENAARLVNNLDWTAPLSAIDFLREIGKYFRVGTMIKKDIVAKRLNSDEGISYTEFSYQILQGLDFLELHRQYGCMLQSGGSDQWGNLTSGTELIRKVEGAQVHAIGTPLITNSDGTKFGKSEGNAIWLNPDMCSPYAFYQFWINTHDDDVVERLKVFTFLTRAEIEDYERQVQEEPFKRAAQRRLAFEVTSLVHSPEVAQAQIDAAEALFGKGELVGLDIDTIRGALEELPRAEGKPGDQIAELLTQAGVVKSVSEARRAIAQGGVYVNNEQVQEQDAVLVEGQLLHGTYVVLRRGKRTLAAVQVATD, encoded by the coding sequence ATGAATCGTAGCGAGCTCCTTGCAGCTCAGCGCCTCGACGACAGCTTCGAAACCCTGTGGGACGAGCTGCAGTGGCGCGGGCTGATCCACGTATCAACTGATCAGGGGGCTCTCGCCGAGCTTCTCGAGGGTGAGTCGTTCACGTATTACTGCGGTTTCGACCCCACGGCCGCGAGCCTGCACCTGGGCCACCTGGTGCAGCTACTGCTCATGCGCCGCTTGCAGCTCAAGGGGCACAAACCTCTTGGGCTCGTCGGCGGATCGACGGGCCTTATCGGCGACCCACGCCCCACCTCCGAGCGCACGCTGAACTCTCCCGAGACCGTCGGGCAGTGGGTGAGCGCGCTCCAGGAGCAGGTGTCGCGATACCTGAGTTTCGAGGGCGAGAACGCCGCTCGTCTCGTCAACAACCTTGACTGGACGGCGCCGCTTTCGGCCATTGATTTCCTCCGTGAAATTGGAAAGTACTTTCGCGTTGGCACGATGATCAAGAAAGACATCGTTGCAAAGCGCCTGAACTCAGACGAGGGCATTAGCTACACCGAGTTCAGTTACCAGATCTTGCAGGGGCTCGACTTTCTCGAGCTGCACCGCCAGTACGGCTGCATGCTGCAATCAGGCGGCAGTGACCAGTGGGGCAACCTCACGAGTGGCACCGAGCTGATTCGCAAGGTCGAGGGTGCACAGGTGCACGCGATCGGCACCCCGCTCATCACGAACTCTGACGGCACGAAGTTTGGTAAGAGCGAGGGTAATGCCATCTGGCTGAACCCCGACATGTGCTCGCCCTACGCGTTTTACCAGTTCTGGATCAACACGCACGATGACGACGTAGTGGAGCGCCTCAAGGTCTTCACGTTCCTCACTCGCGCTGAGATCGAAGATTACGAGCGGCAGGTTCAGGAAGAACCCTTCAAGCGTGCGGCTCAGCGCCGCCTTGCCTTTGAGGTGACCTCACTCGTACACAGCCCCGAGGTTGCTCAGGCGCAGATCGATGCCGCTGAAGCACTCTTCGGTAAGGGCGAGCTTGTCGGCCTCGACATCGATACGATTCGTGGCGCCCTCGAAGAGCTGCCACGTGCAGAGGGCAAGCCCGGCGACCAGATTGCTGAACTGCTCACGCAGGCTGGTGTGGTGAAGAGCGTGAGCGAGGCCCGTCGTGCGATTGCGCAGGGCGGCGTCTACGTGAACAACGAACAAGTGCAGGAGCAAGATGCTGTCCTGGTCGAAGGGCAGCTGCTGCATGGCACCTATGTGGTCTTGCGCCGCGGTAAGCGCACGCTCGCGGCAGTGCAGGTCGCCACAGACTAA
- a CDS encoding HAD-IIA family hydrolase: MSLFARKKTFVAAPVEGRELILTDLDGVVYRGAAVVPRAVESLNRAAETTRVGYLTNNAARTVATVAEQLRDFGLRATPDDVVTSPQAAVLLLQQTVPAPATILIIGGDGIEEELTRAGYRITRSADDAPDAVVQGFAPHLGWADLAEASFALQEGPNGEQIPWIATNTDWTLPLERGLAPGNGTLVSAVHTAVQRLPEFAGKPETPIFETSFERFGTRNALMIGDRLDTDIQGAEAAGIESVHVLTGVDRPKQLLATPQGARPTYILATLDGLFEPYPETTVEKNGTVRVGSARVTMDGHIVRVVSEGDDALNLLRAGCGAIWRSGLAIYGLKVPEVLLEDHWKLSLDR; the protein is encoded by the coding sequence TTGTCACTGTTTGCGCGTAAGAAAACGTTTGTTGCCGCTCCCGTTGAGGGGCGTGAACTGATTCTCACCGATCTCGACGGCGTGGTGTATCGCGGTGCTGCCGTCGTGCCTAGGGCGGTTGAGAGCTTGAACCGTGCGGCAGAGACGACCCGCGTAGGGTACTTGACGAACAACGCGGCCAGAACCGTCGCCACCGTTGCTGAGCAGCTGCGAGACTTTGGGCTACGCGCCACTCCCGATGATGTCGTAACCTCGCCTCAGGCCGCTGTGCTGCTTCTGCAGCAGACCGTGCCCGCCCCCGCGACGATTTTGATTATCGGCGGCGATGGCATTGAAGAGGAGCTGACGCGGGCGGGGTACCGCATCACGCGTTCGGCAGACGATGCCCCCGACGCAGTGGTGCAGGGGTTTGCGCCGCACCTTGGCTGGGCTGACCTCGCAGAAGCTTCGTTCGCTTTGCAAGAGGGCCCGAACGGCGAGCAGATTCCGTGGATCGCGACCAATACTGACTGGACTTTGCCGCTCGAGCGCGGCTTGGCGCCGGGCAACGGCACGCTCGTCTCTGCGGTTCACACCGCGGTGCAGCGCCTGCCAGAGTTTGCGGGTAAGCCAGAGACGCCGATTTTCGAGACCTCGTTCGAACGCTTCGGCACGCGTAACGCTCTCATGATTGGTGACCGGCTCGACACTGACATTCAGGGCGCCGAGGCCGCCGGCATCGAGTCGGTGCACGTGCTCACGGGCGTTGACCGCCCGAAGCAGTTGCTCGCGACTCCTCAGGGCGCTCGCCCGACCTACATCCTTGCAACGCTTGACGGGCTTTTTGAGCCATACCCCGAAACGACGGTCGAAAAGAACGGGACGGTTCGTGTGGGATCGGCTCGGGTGACCATGGACGGGCACATCGTGCGCGTGGTGTCTGAGGGCGACGACGCGCTGAACCTGTTGAGGGCCGGGTGCGGGGCGATTTGGCGTTCAGGCCTCGCGATCTACGGCCTCAAGGTGCCCGAAGTGTTACTCGAGGATCACTGGAAATTAAGCCTCGACCGGTAG
- a CDS encoding TlyA family RNA methyltransferase → MSEQQETWQGAPQRVDRALQELGLARSRTAAQKAVAAGQVSVNGVAVTKTGAQVRSGQRVAVTGTDHYVSRGAHKLIGALDTFSIPVEGRVALDVGASTGGFTQVLLERGIDTVLAIDVGHGQLDPSLLGHERVRLFEGCNARYLTAETLAEGTGDERAPDLIVGDLSFISLTQVLPALTAVQARSADIMMLIKPQFEVGREGIGDGVVTDPKLQHAAVQRVLESALELGLSVVGLTESPIVGSHGNREFLVHLRAQPAAQMSVINEMMAQVVLGEGSARE, encoded by the coding sequence ATGAGTGAGCAACAGGAAACGTGGCAGGGAGCGCCGCAGCGCGTAGATCGTGCGTTGCAGGAGCTCGGCCTCGCGCGTTCTCGAACAGCGGCGCAGAAAGCGGTTGCGGCTGGCCAGGTGAGCGTGAACGGTGTAGCCGTCACGAAGACCGGCGCGCAGGTTCGCTCTGGGCAGCGCGTGGCCGTCACTGGCACTGACCATTACGTGAGCCGAGGGGCACATAAGCTGATTGGTGCCCTCGACACCTTTAGCATTCCCGTTGAGGGGCGCGTTGCGCTCGACGTTGGCGCCTCAACCGGTGGTTTCACGCAGGTGCTGCTTGAGCGGGGCATCGACACAGTGCTCGCGATCGACGTGGGGCACGGGCAGCTCGATCCTTCGTTGCTTGGTCACGAGCGAGTGCGCCTGTTCGAGGGGTGCAACGCACGGTATCTCACGGCAGAAACGCTCGCCGAAGGAACCGGCGATGAGAGAGCACCTGACCTGATCGTTGGTGACCTCTCGTTCATCTCTCTCACGCAGGTCTTGCCCGCGCTTACGGCGGTGCAAGCACGGTCGGCCGACATTATGATGCTCATCAAGCCCCAGTTTGAGGTGGGGCGAGAAGGCATCGGCGATGGCGTTGTGACCGACCCGAAACTCCAGCACGCAGCGGTGCAGCGTGTGCTGGAAAGTGCGCTCGAGTTGGGCCTTTCGGTCGTTGGTCTCACCGAGTCGCCCATTGTCGGATCGCACGGCAACAGGGAGTTTCTCGTTCATCTGAGAGCGCAACCCGCTGCGCAAATGTCGGTGATCAATGAGATGATGGCTCAAGTAGTTCTAGGTGAAGGGAGCGCTCGTGAGTAA
- a CDS encoding NAD kinase: MSNTPNGARHMLLVSHIAKQEAIDATLQVDAMLREAGVVTVMARESLTEFEPYVQGLNVAVLDEDVRPEDIEIAIVLGGDGTILRAAEILRGMCCPIVGVNLGHVGFLAEMERHDLDFTVEKVLSRSYTVEERVTLEVTATLGRQTIAKTWAVNEATVEKQSRMIEVVIGVDGRPLSSFGCDGVVLATPTGSTAYAFSAGGPVVWPSVQAMLLVPIAAHALFSRPLVVGTDSVLTVEISDASVSGADLWCDGRRTYSLPQGSIVEVRRAQEPVRLARIDQGVFTERLVRKFDLPVEGWRGQRRHRE; the protein is encoded by the coding sequence GTGAGTAACACTCCGAACGGGGCACGACACATGCTGCTCGTTTCACACATCGCCAAACAAGAAGCGATTGATGCGACGCTGCAGGTCGACGCGATGTTGCGTGAAGCGGGCGTCGTCACGGTTATGGCCCGCGAGAGCCTCACCGAGTTTGAGCCCTACGTGCAGGGCTTGAACGTTGCTGTGCTCGATGAAGACGTGCGCCCCGAAGACATCGAGATCGCGATTGTCTTGGGCGGCGACGGTACGATTTTGCGGGCCGCCGAGATCTTGCGCGGCATGTGCTGCCCGATTGTCGGGGTCAACCTTGGCCACGTGGGTTTTCTCGCTGAGATGGAAAGGCACGATCTCGACTTCACCGTCGAGAAGGTATTGAGTCGTAGCTACACGGTCGAAGAGCGCGTGACGCTCGAGGTGACCGCGACGCTCGGCCGTCAGACCATCGCCAAAACCTGGGCGGTCAACGAGGCCACGGTTGAAAAACAGAGCCGCATGATCGAGGTCGTTATTGGCGTCGATGGCCGCCCCCTTTCATCGTTTGGGTGCGACGGGGTCGTGCTCGCGACGCCGACCGGTTCGACCGCCTACGCCTTTTCGGCGGGCGGCCCTGTCGTGTGGCCGAGCGTGCAGGCCATGCTGCTCGTGCCCATCGCGGCTCACGCGCTGTTTAGCAGGCCGCTCGTCGTCGGCACCGATTCGGTGCTCACGGTCGAGATTAGCGATGCGAGCGTGAGTGGCGCTGACCTGTGGTGCGACGGTCGCCGTACGTACTCGCTGCCGCAGGGCAGCATCGTCGAGGTGCGCAGGGCCCAGGAGCCCGTGCGGCTCGCGCGCATCGACCAGGGCGTGTTTACCGAGCGTCTCGTGCGCAAATTCGATCTTCCCGTCGAGGGCTGGCGGGGGCAGCGGAGGCATCGCGAGTGA
- the recN gene encoding DNA repair protein RecN, translating into MIEELEIRDLGVIAHSVLPLQPGFTAITGETGAGKTMVVAALTQLMGARSDAAMVRRGAERSRITGIVRTENAAVHELVDEVGGEVTDGELILGRTVSAEGRSRATVGGSAAPAAALARIAPHLFALHGQSDQLRLQSAAAQRDMLDRFGGAALLRVREEHSKVFQRRAECEQRREALLGDQRERLREAERLRGELEEIRAAEPREGEDEELLARIERLGNVEALRTAADTARFALSASGDDPFAQDLATLLGQALQALEVEKSDPEIARIHAMLASVQVQIGEAASELGALSNSLDEEGPEELARASARLEVLHGLARKYGASMSEIIAYADEAEERLAELGSDDLTIEQLGEELERLSSEEDQLATELTSLRQAAASDLGERVSRELRQLALPDAEVKVGLEAATPSPLGRDEALLMLAPHQGSDFRPIHKGASGGELSRIMLALEVTIAEVDPVPTFVFDEVDAGVGGQAAIEIGRRLRRLAETSQVIVVTHLAQVAAFAHHHLGVTKDSAGGFTESSCRPLEGESRLHEMARLLSGMSDSSSALDHAAELLALGNE; encoded by the coding sequence GTGATTGAAGAACTAGAGATTCGTGACCTGGGCGTTATCGCCCACAGCGTGCTGCCACTGCAGCCAGGCTTTACCGCGATCACCGGCGAGACCGGCGCAGGTAAGACGATGGTGGTTGCCGCGCTGACGCAGCTCATGGGTGCGCGAAGTGACGCCGCCATGGTGCGTCGTGGCGCCGAGCGCTCTCGCATTACGGGCATCGTGCGTACCGAGAACGCGGCGGTGCACGAGCTCGTCGACGAGGTTGGCGGTGAGGTGACCGATGGAGAGCTGATCTTGGGTCGCACGGTGAGCGCCGAGGGACGCAGCCGCGCAACCGTTGGCGGATCAGCCGCGCCCGCAGCCGCGCTTGCCCGAATTGCCCCTCACCTTTTTGCCTTGCACGGCCAGTCTGACCAGTTGCGGCTGCAGTCGGCCGCGGCTCAGCGCGACATGCTTGATCGCTTTGGCGGTGCGGCGCTGCTTCGCGTGCGGGAGGAGCACTCGAAGGTGTTCCAGCGGCGTGCCGAATGCGAGCAGCGCCGTGAAGCCTTGCTCGGCGACCAGCGCGAGCGGCTGCGTGAGGCTGAGCGCTTGCGCGGTGAGCTCGAAGAGATTCGTGCTGCCGAGCCGCGCGAGGGCGAAGACGAAGAGCTACTTGCCCGCATCGAGCGACTCGGCAATGTTGAAGCTTTGCGCACGGCTGCCGATACGGCCCGCTTCGCGCTCTCTGCATCGGGCGATGACCCCTTTGCACAGGATCTCGCAACACTGCTTGGGCAGGCTCTCCAGGCGCTCGAGGTCGAAAAGAGCGACCCTGAGATTGCCCGCATTCACGCCATGCTCGCGTCAGTGCAGGTGCAGATCGGTGAGGCCGCGAGCGAGCTCGGAGCGCTGAGCAACAGTCTTGACGAAGAAGGGCCAGAGGAGCTCGCGAGGGCCTCGGCGAGGCTCGAAGTGCTGCACGGCCTTGCGCGCAAGTATGGCGCATCAATGAGCGAGATTATTGCCTACGCAGACGAGGCAGAGGAGCGCCTCGCAGAGCTCGGCAGCGACGACCTCACGATCGAGCAACTCGGCGAAGAGCTTGAGCGGCTAAGCAGCGAAGAAGACCAGCTTGCGACCGAGCTCACCTCGCTGAGGCAAGCCGCCGCGAGTGACCTCGGTGAACGGGTGTCTCGGGAGCTTCGACAGCTCGCCCTGCCCGATGCTGAGGTTAAGGTAGGACTTGAAGCGGCAACGCCCTCGCCGCTCGGCCGGGATGAAGCGCTGCTCATGCTCGCGCCGCACCAGGGCAGCGACTTTAGGCCAATTCACAAGGGGGCGTCGGGTGGCGAGCTCTCGCGCATCATGCTTGCGCTTGAAGTGACGATCGCCGAGGTTGATCCCGTGCCCACGTTCGTGTTCGACGAGGTCGATGCAGGGGTCGGCGGCCAAGCCGCGATCGAGATTGGGCGCAGGCTTCGCAGACTCGCAGAAACCTCGCAGGTGATCGTTGTGACGCACCTTGCGCAGGTCGCGGCGTTTGCGCATCACCACCTGGGAGTCACGAAAGACTCGGCCGGTGGCTTCACCGAGAGCAGCTGCAGGCCGCTTGAAGGGGAATCGCGACTGCACGAGATGGCTCGGCTGCTCTCTGGCATGAGCGACTCATCGAGCGCGCTCGACCACGCTGCCGAACTGCTGGCGCTCGGTAACGAGTAA